From Geomonas agri, one genomic window encodes:
- the moaA gene encoding GTP 3',8-cyclase MoaA, producing the protein MSLIDTYGRRINYLRLSVTDRCNLRCSYCMPEEGVEKLSHCEMLSYEDLLRISAEAVAAGIEKIRVTGGEPLVRKGIIDFLARLAALPGLKELVLTTNGLLLKEMAQGLRDAGVQRLNVSLDSLKPETFAAITRGGELQRVLDGLDQAERVGFPPHKINVVVMRGVNDDEILDFAALTLKRPYAVRFIEYMPTCGDADWRDLTVPGAEIRERIAREYTIEESTNSERSGPSKNFRIQGAPGSLGIITAMTGHFCDGCNRLRVTASGVAKGCLFSGTGVDLKPVLATGDDELLRKEIRRIVAAKPGRHEVTDEGVESKPFAMSRVGG; encoded by the coding sequence ATGTCTTTGATAGACACCTACGGCAGGCGCATCAACTACCTGCGCCTCTCGGTCACCGACCGATGCAACCTGCGCTGCAGCTACTGCATGCCTGAAGAGGGCGTGGAGAAGTTGAGCCACTGCGAGATGCTCTCCTACGAGGATCTGCTTCGGATTTCCGCCGAGGCGGTTGCCGCCGGGATTGAGAAGATCCGCGTCACCGGCGGCGAGCCCTTGGTGCGCAAGGGGATCATTGACTTCCTTGCGCGCCTGGCCGCGTTGCCGGGGCTGAAGGAATTGGTGCTGACTACCAACGGTCTGCTGCTGAAGGAGATGGCCCAGGGGCTGAGGGATGCCGGGGTGCAGCGGCTCAATGTGAGCCTGGATTCGTTGAAACCGGAAACCTTCGCCGCCATCACCCGCGGCGGTGAGCTGCAACGGGTCTTGGACGGGCTTGACCAGGCGGAGCGGGTCGGTTTTCCGCCGCACAAGATTAACGTGGTGGTCATGCGCGGGGTGAACGACGACGAGATCCTCGACTTCGCGGCGCTGACCCTGAAGCGCCCCTACGCGGTGCGCTTCATCGAGTACATGCCCACCTGCGGCGACGCCGACTGGCGCGATCTCACCGTGCCCGGCGCGGAGATCAGAGAGCGCATCGCCCGGGAGTACACCATCGAGGAGAGCACCAACAGTGAGCGCTCCGGCCCGTCCAAGAACTTCCGAATCCAGGGGGCACCGGGGTCGCTGGGCATCATTACCGCCATGACCGGCCACTTCTGCGACGGCTGCAACCGTCTGCGGGTGACCGCCTCAGGCGTCGCCAAGGGATGCCTGTTCTCCGGGACTGGCGTGGACCTGAAGCCGGTGCTGGCGACGGGTGATGACGAACTGTTACGCAAGGAAATCCGGCGCATCGTGGCGGCCAAACCGGGGCGACACGAGGTTACCGACGAAGGTGTAGAAAGCAAACCATTCGCCATGTCCCGCGTAGGCGGGTAG